Proteins encoded in a region of the Agromyces protaetiae genome:
- a CDS encoding ArsR/SmtB family transcription factor: MLRYLLTEDDVGAVRFGISPLCELGLSLRAIAMPSRFPLQLGWLRRTEAARAELDLTALLALVDERGWTPDFLNPRPASPLTRIEDEFAALAAMSPDVARLDLIAAFGRVPEVFAGRPDRALARIVTALRALWTTCVEPYWPRMRTVLEADIVHRGRLIAQSGLAAMLNSLSPRVGYAHGALEIALVDPTPRTRRVGGEGVTLVPTMFTRRGSAPVGDGPPMILYPARGQGALWEAERIGNPSAVTAVLGETRTALMTALTEPASSTELAVRFGVTTSAVNQHLRVLRDAGLATSTRYGRSVLYLRSELGTALLSGGDAH; encoded by the coding sequence ATGCTCCGCTACCTGCTCACCGAAGACGACGTGGGCGCGGTGCGGTTCGGGATCTCGCCGCTCTGCGAGCTCGGGCTCTCGCTCCGTGCGATCGCGATGCCGTCGCGCTTCCCGCTGCAGCTCGGCTGGCTGCGACGGACGGAGGCGGCGCGCGCCGAACTCGACCTCACCGCGCTGCTCGCGCTCGTCGACGAGCGTGGCTGGACCCCCGACTTCCTGAACCCGCGACCCGCGTCCCCGCTGACCCGCATCGAGGACGAGTTCGCGGCACTCGCCGCCATGTCGCCCGACGTCGCGAGGCTCGATCTGATCGCCGCCTTCGGCCGGGTGCCCGAGGTGTTCGCGGGGCGACCAGATCGCGCACTGGCGCGGATCGTGACCGCGCTGCGGGCTCTCTGGACCACGTGCGTCGAGCCGTACTGGCCGCGCATGCGCACCGTGCTCGAGGCCGACATCGTGCACCGCGGCCGCCTCATCGCCCAGTCCGGCCTCGCCGCCATGCTCAACAGCCTGAGCCCGCGCGTCGGCTACGCGCACGGCGCGCTCGAGATCGCGCTCGTCGACCCGACCCCGCGCACGCGCCGCGTCGGCGGCGAGGGGGTCACGCTCGTGCCGACCATGTTCACCCGTCGCGGATCGGCTCCCGTCGGCGACGGCCCGCCCATGATCCTCTACCCCGCGCGCGGCCAGGGCGCGCTCTGGGAGGCCGAACGCATCGGGAACCCGTCGGCGGTCACCGCGGTGCTCGGCGAGACCCGCACGGCGCTCATGACCGCGCTCACCGAGCCCGCCTCGTCGACGGAGCTGGCCGTGCGGTTCGGCGTGACCACCTCGGCGGTCAACCAGCACCTCCGCGTGCTGCGCGATGCCGGTCTCGCCACGTCGACCCGATACGGCCGCAGCGTGCTCTATCTGCGCTCCGAGCTCGGCACGGCGCTCCTCTCGGGCGGCGACGCGCACTGA
- a CDS encoding Pr6Pr family membrane protein, whose amino-acid sequence MHQITGVLRIAVAALIVAAIVGQFAVSWSLVEDRAFFLVNFFSYFTILSNALAALTLLTAAWFAFTRPVEPSWFTVVRVCAATYMATTLVVYNLLLRGISLDQATTVPWSNEILHVWGPLLVVLDWILAPGRTRVPWSRYLLIAVVPIVWVVYSLTRGPIVGWYPYPFLNPAQPGGYGAVALYVIAIAAFILIVGAGLVALSRLRTPGQPARPRSSPAAPNADTDPGRPGSLVG is encoded by the coding sequence GTGCATCAGATCACCGGGGTGCTGCGGATCGCCGTGGCCGCGCTCATCGTCGCCGCGATCGTCGGGCAGTTCGCGGTGAGCTGGTCGCTGGTGGAAGACCGCGCGTTCTTCCTCGTCAACTTCTTCAGTTACTTCACGATCCTGTCGAACGCGCTCGCCGCGCTCACCCTGCTCACCGCAGCCTGGTTCGCGTTCACGCGCCCGGTCGAGCCGTCGTGGTTCACGGTGGTGCGGGTGTGCGCCGCGACGTACATGGCGACCACGCTCGTCGTGTACAACCTGCTGCTGCGCGGCATCTCGCTCGACCAGGCGACGACGGTGCCGTGGTCGAACGAGATCCTGCACGTCTGGGGGCCGCTCCTCGTGGTGCTCGACTGGATCCTGGCGCCCGGCCGCACCCGCGTTCCGTGGTCCCGGTACCTGCTCATCGCCGTGGTCCCGATCGTGTGGGTCGTGTACTCACTGACGCGCGGGCCGATCGTCGGCTGGTACCCGTACCCGTTCCTGAACCCGGCGCAGCCCGGCGGCTACGGCGCGGTCGCGCTGTACGTCATCGCGATCGCGGCGTTCATCCTCATCGTCGGCGCGGGACTCGTCGCCCTCAGCCGGCTGCGCACGCCCGGTCAGCCCGCCCGGCCGCGGAGCAGCCCCGCCGCGCCGAATGCCGACACGGACCCGGGTCGCCCGGGCTCCCTCGTCGGCTGA
- a CDS encoding alpha/beta hydrolase encodes MTTLLLHGLGADRRQPLDLFGPVLTTPGERIVAVDVRAHGANELIGRAEDFAIDRLAQEVADTVTVADASGEASTDPVTVIGISMGAAIAMRIALRGLLPVERAVFVRPAFDDQSLPPNLRVFPVIGQLLHEAGAAGAAEFREGARYQAIARESPSGAKGLLAQFTSLRAAERAIRLVEVPRNRAFADDAELAGLGARGIRSLVVAAPRDPVHPFELGERWAGALGAPLERLPARDDGLPVYTAHLRESVAAWLAATR; translated from the coding sequence GTGACCACGCTGCTCCTGCACGGCCTCGGTGCCGACCGACGCCAGCCGCTCGACCTCTTCGGGCCCGTCCTCACCACGCCGGGCGAGCGCATCGTCGCGGTCGACGTGCGCGCGCATGGCGCGAACGAGCTGATCGGCCGTGCCGAGGACTTCGCGATCGACCGGCTCGCCCAAGAGGTCGCCGACACGGTCACGGTCGCGGATGCCTCGGGCGAGGCCTCGACCGACCCGGTCACGGTCATCGGCATCTCGATGGGCGCAGCCATCGCGATGCGCATCGCGCTCCGCGGCCTGCTGCCGGTCGAGCGTGCCGTGTTCGTGCGGCCCGCCTTCGATGATCAGTCGCTGCCGCCGAACCTGCGCGTGTTCCCCGTGATCGGCCAGCTGCTGCACGAGGCGGGCGCCGCAGGCGCCGCGGAGTTCCGCGAGGGTGCCCGCTATCAGGCCATTGCGCGGGAGTCGCCGTCGGGTGCGAAGGGGCTGCTCGCCCAGTTCACCTCGCTCCGGGCCGCCGAGCGAGCGATCCGGCTCGTCGAGGTGCCCCGTAATCGCGCGTTCGCGGACGACGCCGAGCTCGCCGGACTGGGTGCCCGAGGCATCCGCTCGCTCGTGGTCGCGGCGCCTCGCGACCCGGTGCATCCGTTCGAGCTCGGCGAACGCTGGGCCGGCGCGCTCGGCGCGCCGCTCGAGCGCCTGCCCGCACGCGACGACGGCCTGCCCGTCTATACGGCGCACCTCCGCGAGTCGGTCGCGGCCTGGCTCGCCGCCACGCGCTGA
- a CDS encoding YqaJ viral recombinase family protein, producing the protein MVADSGDRVGWLRARARGVTATDAAKLSSRTAVRSAAWEKLHGTGGRRFGGSRFTDHGREREPVIADWARREHGILPSSLLFHAETDRRHLATPDGLVMRTTGALELCEIKTTAKAWRGIPRSYLRQVWWQQYVLGAERTLVVWERHEDFVPTGEPECRWVDRDDDQIAILISLAEDLLTLIAPTSPPLMPPGGRDRSFYRPGPLA; encoded by the coding sequence ATCGTCGCCGACTCGGGCGACCGCGTCGGCTGGCTGCGGGCGCGAGCACGCGGGGTCACCGCGACCGATGCGGCGAAGCTCTCGAGTCGCACCGCGGTGCGTTCGGCCGCATGGGAGAAGCTGCACGGCACCGGCGGGCGCCGCTTCGGCGGCAGCCGGTTCACCGACCACGGCCGCGAACGCGAGCCCGTCATCGCCGACTGGGCGCGGCGCGAGCACGGCATCCTGCCCTCGAGCCTGCTATTCCACGCCGAGACCGACCGCCGGCATCTCGCGACGCCCGACGGTCTGGTCATGCGCACCACCGGCGCGCTCGAGCTCTGCGAGATCAAGACGACCGCCAAGGCCTGGCGGGGCATTCCGCGCAGCTATCTGCGGCAGGTGTGGTGGCAGCAGTACGTGCTCGGCGCCGAGCGCACGCTCGTCGTCTGGGAACGCCACGAAGACTTCGTGCCGACCGGTGAACCCGAGTGCCGGTGGGTCGACCGCGACGACGACCAGATCGCCATCCTGATCAGCCTCGCCGAAGACCTGCTCACCCTCATCGCGCCGACCTCGCCTCCCCTCATGCCGCCCGGCGGCCGCGACCGCTCGTTCTACCGTCCGGGCCCGCTCGCGTGA
- a CDS encoding ROK family transcriptional regulator, translated as MVDISRGSALGVSGASELFQLLRDGVPRTRASLAQTTGLARSTIAARVDELMGLGLVTPVADARSTGGRPPSQFALNPGARVVLAADLGASHATIAVTDLAGTVLAQHGEPMNISSGPEAVLGWMVEAGHELVDGLGRDRHDLAAIGIGVPGPVEHSTGRPVNPPIMPGWDRFDVPGWVQQHLEVPVLVDNDVNIMALGERAMAWPHVEHLMFVKVATGIGSGVISGGLLQRGAQGIAGDIGHVQVARGAGVPCHCGNRGCLEALASGPAIARALRQQGIEAQTGRDVVDLVKRGDLDAIQAVRQAGRDIGEVLTACVSLVNPSVIAIGGSMARAGEHLIAGVREVVYTRSMPLATEHLAIVQSAAAENAAVLGASMLAIHHALSPEGIDQLAAAR; from the coding sequence ATGGTCGACATCAGCCGGGGATCGGCGCTCGGCGTCTCGGGTGCGAGCGAGCTGTTCCAGCTGCTCCGCGACGGGGTTCCGCGCACGCGGGCGTCGCTCGCGCAGACCACCGGACTCGCCCGCTCGACCATCGCCGCGCGCGTCGACGAGCTCATGGGACTCGGCCTCGTCACGCCCGTCGCCGACGCGAGGTCGACCGGCGGGCGGCCGCCGTCGCAGTTCGCACTCAACCCCGGCGCGCGCGTCGTGCTCGCGGCCGACCTCGGCGCCTCGCACGCGACCATCGCCGTCACCGACCTCGCCGGCACCGTGCTCGCCCAGCACGGCGAGCCCATGAACATCAGCTCCGGGCCCGAAGCCGTGCTCGGCTGGATGGTCGAGGCCGGACACGAGCTCGTCGACGGGCTCGGCCGCGACCGGCACGACCTCGCCGCGATCGGCATCGGCGTGCCCGGCCCCGTCGAGCACTCCACCGGGCGGCCGGTGAACCCGCCGATCATGCCCGGCTGGGACCGCTTCGACGTGCCCGGCTGGGTGCAGCAGCATCTCGAGGTGCCCGTGCTCGTCGACAACGACGTGAACATCATGGCGCTCGGCGAGCGCGCGATGGCGTGGCCGCACGTCGAACACCTCATGTTCGTGAAGGTCGCCACGGGCATCGGCTCGGGCGTCATCTCGGGCGGGTTGCTGCAGCGCGGGGCGCAGGGCATCGCGGGCGACATCGGCCACGTGCAGGTCGCGCGTGGCGCGGGCGTGCCGTGCCACTGCGGCAATCGCGGATGCCTCGAAGCGCTCGCGTCCGGCCCCGCGATCGCGCGGGCACTGCGACAGCAGGGCATCGAGGCGCAGACGGGCCGCGACGTGGTCGACCTCGTCAAGCGCGGCGACCTCGACGCGATCCAGGCGGTGCGTCAGGCGGGGCGCGACATCGGCGAGGTGCTCACGGCGTGCGTGAGCCTCGTGAACCCGTCGGTCATCGCGATCGGCGGCTCGATGGCGCGCGCGGGCGAGCACCTCATCGCGGGCGTCCGCGAGGTCGTGTACACGCGGTCGATGCCGCTCGCGACCGAGCATCTCGCGATCGTGCAGTCGGCCGCCGCCGAGAACGCGGCGGTGCTCGGCGCGAGCATGCTCGCGATCCACCACGCGCTCTCCCCCGAGGGCATCGACCAGCTCGCCGCCGCCCGCTGA
- a CDS encoding Gfo/Idh/MocA family protein — MTMDVTAPARTIRAGFVGGGFMAAVHSRAARAAGAALVGGSSSSAERAREAAGRLGLDHGFGSLDELLADPAIDVVHVCTPNTTHARIVRAALEAGKHVICEKPLATDSRDAHELTELAAARGLVAAVPFVYRYHPMAREARSILTDGAAGRIVSVHGSYLQDWLATPHDDDWRVDSTQGGPSRAFADIGSHLVDLLEFTTGDRVVRLNALTRTVFGARATNTDIATEDLVAVVVELAGGAIGTLLVSQVAPGHKNGLVLELGGTEASVRFEQERPETLWVGRTGVTSILERDPARLSPDAARLSRVPAGHPMGYQDAFNAFVADTYATISGERPEGLPTFDDGLRAVRVTEAVLASAASGTWAEVAA, encoded by the coding sequence ATGACAATGGATGTCACCGCCCCGGCCCGCACGATCCGTGCCGGCTTCGTCGGAGGCGGCTTCATGGCCGCCGTGCACTCCCGGGCCGCTCGCGCCGCCGGCGCAGCGCTCGTGGGCGGGTCGTCCTCTTCCGCCGAGCGGGCCCGCGAAGCCGCCGGCCGCCTCGGCCTCGACCACGGCTTCGGCTCGCTCGACGAGCTGCTCGCCGATCCCGCGATCGACGTCGTCCACGTCTGCACCCCGAACACGACGCACGCGCGCATCGTGCGTGCCGCCCTCGAGGCCGGCAAGCACGTGATCTGCGAGAAGCCGCTCGCCACCGACTCCCGCGACGCCCACGAGCTCACCGAGCTCGCCGCCGCCCGCGGCCTGGTCGCCGCGGTGCCGTTCGTCTACCGCTACCACCCGATGGCCCGCGAGGCTCGATCGATCCTCACCGACGGCGCGGCCGGCCGGATCGTCAGCGTGCACGGCTCCTACCTGCAGGACTGGCTCGCCACCCCGCACGACGACGACTGGCGGGTCGACTCCACGCAGGGCGGCCCGTCCCGAGCGTTCGCCGACATCGGCTCGCACCTGGTCGACCTGCTCGAGTTCACGACGGGCGACCGGGTCGTGCGCCTGAACGCCCTGACCCGCACGGTGTTCGGCGCCCGGGCGACGAACACCGACATCGCAACCGAAGACCTCGTCGCGGTCGTCGTCGAGCTCGCGGGCGGCGCGATCGGCACGCTGCTCGTCTCGCAGGTCGCGCCCGGTCACAAGAACGGTCTCGTGCTCGAGCTCGGCGGCACCGAGGCGAGCGTGCGCTTCGAGCAGGAGCGCCCCGAGACGCTCTGGGTCGGCCGCACGGGCGTCACGAGCATCCTCGAGCGCGATCCTGCCCGTCTCTCGCCCGACGCAGCGCGGTTGTCGCGCGTGCCGGCGGGGCATCCGATGGGCTATCAAGACGCGTTCAACGCCTTCGTGGCCGACACCTACGCGACCATCTCGGGCGAGCGGCCCGAAGGGCTGCCGACCTTCGACGACGGGCTGCGCGCCGTGCGCGTGACGGAGGCCGTGCTCGCGTCGGCGGCCTCCGGCACCTGGGCGGAGGTGGCGGCATGA
- a CDS encoding sugar ABC transporter ATP-binding protein, with the protein MTAADGMSAPATRDAAPVLVAEGLEKSFFGVQVLRGVGLTLHPGEVHGLVGENGAGKSTFMKILAGVYERDAGTVTLAGDAVDFHHPVEAAHAGLATVFQEFNLLPERTVAENVFLGREPRKRGIVDRKGMVARTTELLSGLGIEQIQADAPVRTLTVAEQQIVEIVKALSTDARVIQMDEPTAALADHEVELLYAIIRRLQERGVAIIYVSHRLKEIFDLCDTITVLKDGALVSSGPAAELDTDELVRRMVGRPIETYFPEAEPGTEVGEPRLELQGAGNGYVDDIDLEVRAGEIVGIAGLQGSGRTELVEAIFGIAPFSRGEMRLDGSTIRFSHARQAVKHGLALITEDRKAQGLALNQSILDNALLVIRSVFARRTSQTRRELPGVFTSLEVVSRGVDQEVQYLSGGNQQKVVLAKWLATKPRVVLLDEPTRGIDVGAKVAVYRLMRRLAKEGVAILMISSELPEVIGMSDRILVMHDGRASAELPARSDEATILSAATGTLKVPGGDGVTDASGLTEPSEQGGAR; encoded by the coding sequence ATGACCGCGGCCGACGGCATGAGCGCCCCCGCGACGCGCGATGCGGCGCCCGTGCTCGTGGCCGAGGGGCTCGAGAAGTCCTTCTTCGGCGTGCAGGTGCTGCGCGGCGTCGGCCTGACGCTCCACCCGGGCGAGGTGCACGGCCTCGTCGGTGAGAACGGCGCGGGCAAGTCGACGTTCATGAAGATCCTCGCGGGCGTGTACGAGCGCGACGCCGGCACGGTCACGCTCGCGGGCGACGCGGTCGACTTCCACCACCCGGTCGAGGCCGCGCATGCGGGCCTCGCGACGGTGTTCCAGGAGTTCAACCTGCTGCCCGAGCGCACCGTCGCCGAGAACGTGTTCCTCGGTCGCGAGCCGCGCAAGCGCGGCATCGTCGACCGCAAGGGCATGGTCGCGCGCACCACGGAACTGCTGTCGGGTCTCGGTATCGAGCAGATCCAGGCGGATGCCCCGGTGCGCACCCTCACCGTCGCCGAGCAGCAGATCGTCGAGATCGTGAAGGCGCTCTCGACCGACGCGCGCGTCATTCAGATGGACGAGCCGACCGCCGCCCTCGCCGATCACGAGGTCGAGCTGCTCTACGCGATCATCCGGCGCCTGCAGGAACGTGGCGTCGCCATCATCTACGTCTCGCACCGGCTGAAGGAGATCTTCGACCTGTGCGACACCATCACGGTCCTGAAGGACGGCGCACTCGTGTCCTCCGGCCCCGCGGCCGAGCTCGACACCGACGAGCTCGTGCGACGCATGGTCGGCCGGCCGATCGAGACGTACTTCCCCGAGGCGGAGCCCGGCACCGAGGTCGGCGAGCCGCGGCTGGAGCTGCAGGGCGCGGGCAACGGGTACGTCGACGACATCGACCTCGAGGTGCGTGCGGGTGAGATCGTCGGCATCGCGGGCCTGCAGGGCTCCGGTCGCACCGAGCTCGTGGAGGCGATCTTCGGCATCGCGCCGTTCTCGCGCGGCGAGATGCGGCTCGACGGCAGCACGATCAGGTTCTCGCACGCGCGCCAGGCCGTGAAACACGGGCTCGCCCTCATCACCGAGGACCGCAAGGCGCAGGGCCTCGCGCTGAACCAGTCCATCCTCGACAATGCGCTGCTCGTGATCCGGTCGGTCTTCGCCCGGCGCACGAGCCAGACCCGTCGCGAGCTGCCGGGCGTGTTCACCTCGCTCGAGGTGGTCTCGCGCGGTGTCGACCAGGAGGTGCAGTACCTCTCGGGCGGCAACCAGCAGAAGGTGGTGCTCGCGAAGTGGCTCGCCACGAAACCGCGGGTGGTGCTGCTCGACGAGCCGACGCGCGGCATCGACGTGGGCGCGAAGGTCGCCGTGTACCGGCTCATGCGCCGGCTCGCCAAGGAAGGGGTCGCGATCCTCATGATCTCCTCGGAGCTGCCCGAGGTCATCGGCATGTCCGACCGCATCCTCGTCATGCACGACGGCCGGGCGTCGGCCGAGCTGCCCGCGCGCAGCGACGAGGCGACGATCCTGTCCGCCGCGACCGGCACCTTGAAGGTGCCTGGCGGCGATGGGGTGACGGATGCCTCGGGGCTGACGGAGCCCTCGGAGCAGGGAGGTGCCCGATGA
- a CDS encoding ABC transporter permease, giving the protein MTAAAPATGTRAPRRRRRLDASLIVGIALIAVIVIGAILLASIGRNFFSAGNIRDILTGMSVLGFVAIGQTLVILCASLDLSVPYVVSLSSLIAADLMAGNPANIPLAVLAVLGVAAAIGLANGLIVSKLKVNGFIATLGTGLIIKGYLDTNYKGTSGNVPWDFQLIGATGLGPIPVSTLLMLFVAVLAALFLARTRTGNHMYAVGGNEQVARLSGIRTARPLIIAHILCSVSAALAGLLLASRLGVGSPTVGTQGGYDLLSIAAVVLGGTLLMGGRGSIWGTIGGVAIFAVVDNVMSVLQVNPFLKDVVRGIVIVAAVAIYTSRQLDRRRPRFGPGGLIGPAGGGGPGPTTAASPHRADGESEAGAETKEVQA; this is encoded by the coding sequence ATGACCGCCGCCGCACCCGCGACCGGCACGCGCGCGCCGCGCCGCCGCCGGCGGCTGGACGCTTCGCTCATCGTCGGCATCGCGCTGATCGCGGTGATCGTCATCGGGGCGATCCTGCTCGCGAGCATCGGCCGGAACTTCTTCAGCGCCGGGAACATCCGCGACATCCTCACGGGCATGAGCGTGCTCGGGTTCGTCGCGATCGGGCAGACGCTCGTGATCCTGTGCGCCTCGCTCGACCTCTCGGTGCCCTATGTCGTGAGCCTGTCGAGCCTGATCGCGGCCGACCTCATGGCCGGCAACCCCGCGAACATTCCGCTGGCCGTGCTCGCGGTGCTCGGTGTCGCGGCGGCCATCGGGCTCGCGAACGGGCTCATCGTCTCCAAGCTCAAGGTGAACGGGTTCATCGCGACGCTCGGCACGGGCCTCATCATCAAGGGCTATCTCGATACCAACTACAAGGGCACCAGCGGCAACGTGCCGTGGGACTTCCAGCTCATCGGCGCGACCGGCCTCGGTCCGATCCCGGTGTCGACGCTGCTCATGCTGTTCGTGGCCGTGCTCGCGGCGCTGTTCCTCGCCCGCACCCGCACCGGCAACCACATGTACGCGGTCGGCGGCAACGAGCAGGTCGCGCGGCTCTCGGGCATCCGCACCGCGCGGCCGCTCATCATCGCGCACATCCTCTGTTCGGTCTCGGCCGCGCTCGCCGGGTTGCTGCTCGCGAGCCGGCTCGGCGTCGGCAGCCCCACGGTCGGCACGCAGGGCGGGTACGACCTGCTCTCGATCGCGGCGGTCGTGCTCGGCGGCACCCTGCTGATGGGCGGTCGCGGGTCGATCTGGGGCACCATCGGCGGCGTCGCGATCTTCGCGGTCGTCGACAACGTGATGAGCGTGCTGCAGGTCAACCCGTTCCTCAAGGACGTGGTGCGGGGCATCGTCATCGTCGCGGCCGTCGCGATCTACACCAGCCGACAGCTCGACCGCCGACGGCCGAGGTTCGGGCCGGGCGGCCTGATCGGCCCGGCGGGCGGCGGCGGGCCGGGTCCGACCACGGCGGCGAGCCCGCACCGCGCCGACGGCGAGTCCGAAGCCGGCGCCGAGACCAAGGAGGTGCAGGCATGA